A genomic window from Algoriphagus sp. Y33 includes:
- a CDS encoding glycoside hydrolase family 130 protein → MKKSISFILLLFSFLSLQAQEKTWMLGPFLRPEGAMPIIVPQNTTGFVDPMTGKTVAWESMATFNPAAIVRDGSIYVLYRAEEKLGEKEIGGHTSRIGLATSADGFAFEREDEPIFYPKEDNQKKFEWTGGTEDPRIVETTEGLYVLTYTQWNRDVPRLAVATSRDLRNWEKHGPIFKEWKDGKYHNVESKSGAIVTELKDGKLTAAKIDGKYWMYYGVPHIWLATSEDLVHWQPVENHEGNRVPVLSPRPGYFDSWLVEAGPPPVLTKDGIVVLYNAGNSQQVGVKDLGNRVYTGGQALFSATEPWKLIDRVETPFIQPTLAFEKSGQYPEGTTFLEGLVYFEGKWLLYYGTADSMVGVVSAEGK, encoded by the coding sequence ATGAAGAAGTCGATTTCATTCATCCTGCTTTTATTTTCTTTTTTGTCTCTTCAGGCTCAGGAAAAAACCTGGATGCTGGGGCCTTTTCTTAGACCTGAAGGAGCCATGCCCATTATTGTTCCTCAGAATACGACCGGTTTTGTAGATCCCATGACCGGTAAAACCGTAGCTTGGGAATCCATGGCTACCTTCAATCCTGCTGCTATCGTCCGGGACGGAAGTATATATGTGCTCTATCGTGCAGAAGAAAAATTGGGGGAAAAAGAAATCGGTGGACATACCTCCAGAATAGGTTTGGCTACATCAGCAGACGGTTTTGCTTTTGAGCGGGAGGATGAACCGATCTTTTATCCGAAAGAAGACAATCAAAAGAAATTTGAATGGACAGGCGGGACTGAGGATCCCCGGATCGTCGAGACCACTGAGGGACTGTATGTGCTGACCTATACCCAGTGGAACAGGGATGTGCCAAGATTAGCTGTGGCCACATCAAGAGATCTGCGAAACTGGGAAAAACATGGACCGATTTTCAAAGAGTGGAAGGATGGGAAATACCATAATGTGGAATCCAAATCCGGTGCTATTGTCACTGAACTGAAAGATGGGAAGTTGACAGCCGCTAAAATAGATGGGAAATATTGGATGTATTATGGGGTTCCCCACATTTGGCTGGCTACTTCGGAAGACTTGGTCCATTGGCAGCCCGTAGAAAATCACGAAGGAAACCGGGTTCCGGTGCTTAGTCCACGGCCGGGATATTTTGATTCTTGGCTGGTAGAGGCAGGCCCTCCTCCGGTGCTGACCAAAGATGGGATAGTAGTGCTCTACAATGCGGGCAACTCACAACAGGTGGGAGTGAAAGATCTGGGAAATCGGGTATATACCGGTGGACAGGCACTCTTCTCTGCTACGGAACCTTGGAAATTGATCGATCGGGTAGAAACACCTTTTATTCAGCCTACACTGGCATTTGAAAAATCAGGGCAATACCCTGAGGGAACCACCTTTCTGGAAGGCTTGGTTTATTTCGAAGGCAAGTGGTTGCTTTACTATGGCACAGCAGATAGTATGGTGGGGGTGGTATCTGCCGAGGGTAAGTAG
- a CDS encoding GAF domain-containing protein — MNNTDFIIDSIKKTSGEPNWQELLESIISSFDCTTGTIHALDPTTNLLVLKSQKGIPDFLLPKMSSIPIGKGMAGIAAERKAPVEMCNLQTDESGVARPAAKETKVEGSIAVPMMQDGELYGTLGIAKPEPYDFTKSESDALLTIGEEIARSIKNLPLS; from the coding sequence ATGAACAATACCGACTTCATCATCGATTCCATCAAAAAAACATCAGGCGAGCCCAACTGGCAAGAATTGCTGGAAAGCATTATTTCATCCTTTGATTGCACCACAGGTACTATCCACGCACTAGACCCTACCACCAATCTATTGGTACTCAAATCCCAAAAAGGAATTCCCGACTTCCTATTGCCGAAAATGTCTTCCATCCCTATCGGAAAGGGAATGGCAGGAATCGCAGCCGAACGGAAGGCTCCTGTAGAAATGTGCAACTTACAGACGGATGAGTCCGGGGTAGCGCGTCCCGCCGCCAAAGAAACCAAAGTGGAAGGATCTATCGCCGTTCCGATGATGCAGGATGGGGAATTGTATGGAACCTTAGGCATTGCCAAGCCGGAACCCTATGATTTCACCAAGTCAGAAAGTGATGCTCTATTAACTATAGGAGAGGAAATTGCCAGAAGCATTAAGAACTTGCCATTATCCTAG
- a CDS encoding VOC family protein, translated as MSSTNNHINYIEFKAKDLVEIKKFYTQVFGWDFTDYGPSYTAFSESGISGGFEKIDGEIVNGALIVLYHSDLEHAKSEVIKANGKISVDIFSFPGGRRFHFLDPSGNELAVWAEV; from the coding sequence ATGAGTAGTACCAATAATCATATCAATTACATAGAGTTCAAAGCGAAAGACCTTGTCGAAATCAAGAAGTTTTATACACAGGTTTTTGGCTGGGATTTTACAGATTATGGCCCCAGTTACACTGCTTTTTCAGAGAGTGGGATATCGGGTGGCTTTGAAAAGATAGATGGGGAGATAGTAAATGGAGCATTGATTGTGTTATACCATAGTGATTTGGAACATGCAAAAAGCGAGGTAATCAAGGCAAACGGTAAGATTTCAGTGGATATTTTTTCTTTTCCAGGTGGACGTAGATTCCATTTCCTTGATCCATCCGGAAACGAACTTGCAGTTTGGGCAGAGGTTTAA
- a CDS encoding T9SS type A sorting domain-containing protein — protein MRKTILFLLFLGVFINTYAQTTNYYNRMEHVFGAIDKSKVNTGLLKEFGVKFNNIEAFNGVLTDSSWVSLSEWEAFYNSVYSMRIGSATTMTVPSSVFSHFSTQQDANPGVILLAAGHFNYQQYKANAYTNGDVTVTNEKIYDVAGRNPYEIKTSFAVAPLQNEIQGNTFAFRLQSNMVYKNITNSLSSIQIDFGNGQGYQTVSLNSNKNVTYTSGGEKELKFKFSYSGGITRYSHSKIWLDYIPPSSSPNGRFNGSGASTQVITGNAWQGASAIGDITIETSGTDGVLDKPFIVVEGFDPNNDFDYLSFVNNDDIGGINVSVDNSTGQTLNEAIEANGYDLVFVNFRNGTDYIQRNAYMVEKVIEWVNNNKTGNEKNVVMGMSMGGLVARYALRHMEQTSRLHKTKLYISHDTPHQGANVPLAFQAFIRHLIGESISIPVFYSLFNINVVDLDNAFPDLQQGLDLLETPAAQQMLIYQLSGVGASLTHTTNALRTNFLNEYKNMGYPSQDGIRNISISNGSECGTPLDFAPNATIAQINETVVDLPFFVHNVVFSIINSLSVNPIKTMTSALSTNTDVKALFVMKALPNQQVKEIYKGKIFIKKKVLGFINIEEQLINQKTLNSTSSMLPLDNSNGGIYNIDKFVTLPPEMSGYILEPRFNFVPTYSSLDISSGNQTISYTDLTRSYSPLSPPPAPKSVPFDNFFTNPQISEDHTQFTLNNGNWLLDELEGTPSLFSCLGTCGSSNPITVSGPNTICSSGTFSLNNVSNSAVIIWSSSNSSGLSINSSSGVATRKNNFDGEITVTAKINSNCGLVNLTRKVWVGRPKASFIGFTNSVDGFSYFCSNASGNSFEVESSAPGVTWNARLLNWPNLTVKYTSSTPYSGNGPHAWTYVPSPIGYYVFEVRGTNACGTSSWLPGYEVEYLDCGQFNEGLFSVYPNPTSYELNIERFGKQSKSSILNSNENIKVELINNVGKVVITKEFIDNGNNSIDVSSLSGGLYLLKVYTINNVETHRIRIDH, from the coding sequence ATGAGAAAAACAATACTTTTCCTGCTTTTTCTGGGTGTTTTCATTAACACATATGCTCAAACCACCAATTACTATAACAGAATGGAGCATGTGTTTGGTGCGATAGATAAAAGCAAGGTCAATACTGGGCTTTTAAAGGAATTCGGTGTCAAATTCAATAATATTGAAGCTTTTAACGGTGTTCTTACGGATAGTAGCTGGGTTAGTTTAAGTGAGTGGGAGGCATTCTATAATTCGGTGTATTCAATGAGGATAGGAAGTGCTACAACCATGACTGTACCGTCATCAGTTTTCAGTCATTTTAGTACTCAGCAAGATGCCAACCCGGGTGTGATTTTACTTGCCGCCGGCCATTTCAACTACCAGCAATACAAGGCCAATGCCTACACAAACGGGGATGTAACTGTAACTAACGAAAAAATATATGATGTGGCGGGAAGAAACCCCTATGAAATAAAAACATCTTTTGCTGTAGCTCCCCTTCAAAATGAAATTCAGGGTAACACATTTGCTTTTAGACTCCAAAGCAACATGGTTTATAAAAATATAACCAATTCATTAAGCTCAATACAAATCGATTTTGGCAATGGCCAAGGGTATCAAACAGTTAGTTTAAATAGTAATAAAAACGTCACATACACTTCCGGAGGCGAAAAAGAGCTGAAATTTAAATTTTCATACAGTGGTGGCATTACTAGGTATAGCCATTCCAAAATCTGGCTTGATTATATACCACCAAGCTCTTCCCCCAATGGGCGGTTTAACGGGTCTGGTGCAAGTACGCAAGTTATTACCGGTAATGCATGGCAGGGTGCGTCAGCTATTGGTGATATTACAATTGAGACTTCCGGGACAGATGGGGTTTTGGATAAGCCATTTATCGTGGTGGAAGGTTTTGATCCAAATAATGATTTTGATTATTTAAGTTTTGTAAACAATGACGATATAGGGGGAATAAATGTTTCAGTTGATAATAGCACTGGTCAAACGCTAAATGAGGCTATTGAAGCAAATGGATATGATTTAGTTTTTGTCAACTTTCGAAATGGAACTGACTACATCCAGCGTAATGCCTATATGGTTGAAAAGGTGATTGAATGGGTCAATAACAACAAAACCGGTAATGAAAAAAATGTTGTGATGGGAATGAGTATGGGCGGGTTGGTAGCCCGTTATGCATTGAGGCATATGGAGCAAACTAGTCGACTTCATAAAACAAAATTGTACATTAGTCATGACACACCCCATCAAGGTGCGAATGTACCATTGGCATTTCAGGCATTTATCAGACATTTAATAGGGGAGTCCATCAGTATTCCGGTCTTCTATAGTCTTTTTAATATAAATGTTGTAGATCTGGACAATGCATTTCCTGACCTGCAGCAAGGGCTTGATTTATTAGAGACTCCTGCAGCCCAACAAATGCTAATTTATCAACTTTCCGGAGTAGGAGCTTCCTTGACCCATACCACTAATGCACTGAGGACAAATTTTCTGAATGAGTATAAAAATATGGGATATCCGTCTCAGGACGGCATTCGCAATATCTCTATCTCAAATGGTTCTGAGTGCGGAACTCCATTAGACTTTGCTCCTAATGCAACGATAGCCCAAATCAATGAAACTGTAGTTGATCTTCCCTTTTTCGTTCATAACGTTGTTTTCAGCATTATTAATTCTCTATCTGTTAATCCGATTAAGACAATGACGTCCGCATTGTCAACGAATACTGATGTCAAGGCTTTATTTGTAATGAAAGCTTTACCAAATCAACAGGTCAAAGAAATCTATAAGGGGAAAATTTTTATTAAGAAAAAGGTTCTGGGATTTATCAATATAGAAGAACAATTGATAAATCAAAAAACGCTGAATTCAACTTCTTCTATGCTACCCCTAGACAATTCTAATGGCGGAATATATAATATCGATAAATTTGTTACTCTTCCCCCAGAAATGTCAGGGTATATCTTAGAACCGAGGTTTAATTTTGTTCCAACTTATAGTAGTTTGGATATAAGCAGTGGGAATCAAACTATCAGTTATACTGATCTTACCAGAAGCTACTCTCCATTATCACCTCCTCCAGCTCCAAAATCAGTTCCTTTTGATAATTTTTTCACAAATCCACAAATAAGTGAAGATCATACCCAATTTACCCTCAATAATGGAAATTGGTTGCTGGATGAACTGGAAGGAACTCCTTCACTCTTTTCATGTTTAGGGACATGTGGATCTTCTAATCCCATTACGGTTTCAGGGCCGAATACGATTTGTTCATCAGGCACATTTAGTTTAAACAATGTGTCTAATAGCGCTGTAATTATCTGGTCATCAAGCAATTCTTCTGGACTGAGTATCAATTCTTCATCAGGGGTAGCGACCAGAAAAAATAATTTTGACGGAGAAATAACAGTGACTGCAAAAATAAATAGTAACTGTGGCTTGGTTAATTTAACCAGAAAAGTATGGGTAGGGAGGCCTAAAGCAAGCTTTATAGGTTTCACTAATAGTGTTGACGGATTTTCATATTTTTGTTCTAATGCTAGCGGTAATTCATTTGAAGTGGAATCTTCTGCCCCTGGTGTTACTTGGAACGCCCGATTATTAAATTGGCCAAACCTAACAGTTAAGTACACCTCATCAACGCCCTATTCCGGAAATGGACCTCATGCATGGACATATGTCCCTAGCCCAATTGGGTATTATGTTTTTGAAGTGAGGGGAACCAATGCATGTGGGACTTCTTCGTGGCTTCCCGGCTATGAGGTGGAATATCTGGATTGTGGGCAATTTAATGAAGGACTATTTTCAGTTTATCCCAACCCAACCTCCTATGAGCTTAACATAGAAAGATTTGGTAAACAAAGTAAAAGCTCCATATTAAATAGCAATGAAAATATAAAGGTTGAATTAATTAATAATGTAGGTAAGGTTGTAATTACTAAAGAATTTATCGATAATGGTAACAACTCAATTGATGTTTCCTCGTTGTCTGGTGGACTTTACCTTTTAAAGGTATATACAATAAACAATGTGGAGACACACAGGATAAGAATTGATCATTGA
- a CDS encoding GNAT family N-acetyltransferase, whose amino-acid sequence MNIRKAIVEDSEAIAALLMLATGEVMYKFIGEQDYDKAKDFLLHFVKSEDNQYSFQNCYVADEEGEVLAAVLVYDGAKLGELRKPVLEYVHKHFDSNLKVEDETKEGEFYIDSLGVASTQQGKGLGSTLLSFLIDEIVRKMGKTLGLLVDKTNPGAKKLYLKLGFKPIGEKKLLDLSLEHLQLK is encoded by the coding sequence TTGAACATACGAAAAGCTATAGTTGAAGATTCTGAGGCGATTGCTGCACTGCTAATGCTTGCTACAGGAGAGGTGATGTACAAATTCATCGGAGAGCAGGATTACGATAAAGCCAAAGACTTTTTGCTACACTTTGTAAAAAGTGAAGACAACCAATATTCTTTTCAGAATTGCTATGTCGCGGACGAAGAAGGGGAGGTTTTAGCCGCTGTTCTCGTGTATGATGGAGCGAAACTAGGGGAGTTAAGAAAGCCGGTTTTGGAATACGTTCACAAGCATTTTGACTCAAATCTGAAAGTAGAAGATGAGACTAAGGAAGGAGAGTTTTACATAGATTCTCTTGGAGTAGCGAGCACCCAACAGGGGAAGGGACTTGGGTCAACCTTACTTAGTTTTCTTATTGATGAGATCGTACGCAAGATGGGAAAAACGCTGGGTTTGCTTGTGGATAAAACTAACCCGGGAGCAAAGAAACTGTACTTGAAATTGGGTTTTAAGCCCATAGGTGAGAAGAAATTGCTCGATCTTTCGCTTGAACATCTTCAGTTGAAATAG
- a CDS encoding DUF6252 family protein, translated as MKSSLSPLYPALLLIFTMCTACDLNLFWKESKPKSELEKLPPITLTGENTFGCLINGEAMVANNSLYVTAIYQGGGVQISGRMDTKGLNQIVGFTVLDPFEINKEYDLTNLPKVRARSMKYLGIENCTYAAEDIIEGKINFSRIDRTNFVISGTFEFSASNEACDTVRMTNGRFDIQYIP; from the coding sequence ATGAAAAGTAGCCTTTCTCCTTTATACCCTGCTTTACTACTGATTTTTACTATGTGTACTGCCTGTGACCTGAATCTATTCTGGAAAGAAAGCAAGCCAAAATCTGAATTGGAGAAACTTCCGCCGATTACCCTAACCGGAGAAAACACATTTGGTTGTTTGATCAACGGAGAAGCAATGGTTGCCAATAATTCGTTATATGTTACTGCGATATATCAGGGCGGGGGAGTTCAGATCTCTGGCAGGATGGATACCAAAGGCTTAAATCAAATTGTTGGATTTACCGTTCTGGATCCTTTTGAGATAAATAAAGAGTATGATTTGACCAATCTACCCAAGGTGAGGGCAAGATCAATGAAATATTTGGGAATTGAAAACTGCACCTATGCGGCAGAAGATATTATTGAAGGAAAAATTAACTTTTCAAGAATAGACAGAACCAATTTCGTGATTTCCGGAACATTTGAATTTTCAGCTTCTAATGAAGCTTGCGATACTGTTAGAATGACAAATGGACGTTTTGATATTCAGTACATACCTTAA